One window of Siniperca chuatsi isolate FFG_IHB_CAS linkage group LG15, ASM2008510v1, whole genome shotgun sequence genomic DNA carries:
- the LOC122861869 gene encoding peptidase M20 domain-containing protein 2-like isoform X1, with protein sequence MEKRQQMKDALQLCIDRRKDELHSLSRDIWSRPELAGNETHAHDRLVRYFSQDQTWTVESHYKLPTAFRACWGPVGGGEGEPGLNVGFMCEYDALPGIGHACGHNLIAEVGAAAALGLKAALESQTELPVPVKITVLGTPAEEDIGGKIDLIKAGAFADIDLVFMAHPAQQDASCLPCVALDEVLVKYHGKASHASAYPWEGVNALDAAVLAYNNLSALRQQLKPEWRLHGIIKHGGVKPNIIPAYTELEFYLRTPLVKDLCDLKAKAEACFRAAAVATGCQVEIIYPAHAYYNILPNATLANLYESNGKALGIQFPEKAANFSGSTDFGNVSFIVPGIHPFFYICTDAVNHTEEYTEAAGAEKAQLFTLRTAKALAMTAVDVVCCPVLLRQVREDFSLAKLKQEK encoded by the exons ATGGAGAAGCGACAGCAGATGAAAGACGCCCTCCAGCTGTGCATAGAcagacgtaaagacgagctgcacAGTTTGAGTCGGGACATTTGGAGCCGACCTGAACTTGCCGGAAACGAGACGCATGCGCACGACAGGCTGGTCCGCTACTTCTCTCAGGACCAGACGTGGACGGTCGAAAGTCACTACAAACTACCGACTGCATTCCGGGCCTGCTGGGGTCCGGTCGGTGGCGGGGAGGGTGAGCCGGGGCTGAACGTGGGGTTCATGTGCGAGTACGACGCGCTGCCGGGTATCGGGCACGCGTGCGGGCACAACCTGATAGCAGAGGTGGGGGCCGCCGCCGCTCTGGGGCTGAAAGCTGCTTTAGAAAGCCAGACTGAACTCCCTGTCCCAGTGAAG ATAACTGTTCTGGGAACTCCTGCAGAGGAGGATATAGGAGGAAAGATCGATCTGATCAAGGCGGGGGCGTTCGCTGACATCGACCTCGTCTTCATGGCTCACCCAGCTCAGCAAGATGCTTCGTGCCTGCCCTGTGTTGCACTTGATGA GGTGTTAGTGAAGTACCACGGGAAGGCATCTCATGCTTCTGCATACCCCTGGGAGGGAGTGAATGCCCTGGACGCTGCTGTGCTGGCCTACAACAACCTCTCTGCGCTCAGACAGCAGCTCAAACCAGAGTGGAGGCTTCACG GCATCATCAAACATGGAGGGGTGAAGCCAAACATTATCCCTGCCTACACTGAGTTAGAGTTTTATCTGCGCACGCCGCTGGTTAAGGATCTCTGTGACCTGAAGGCTAAAGCTGAGGCTTGCTTCAGGGCAGCTGCTGTTGCCACCGGCTGCCAA GTGGAGATAATCTACCCCGCCCATGCCTACTATAACATTCTACCTAATGCCACACTGGCAAACCTGTATGAAAGTAATGGAAAAGCTTTGGGGATTCAGTTTCCAGAGAAGGCAGCCAACTTCTCTG GTTCTACAGACTTTGGCAACGTATCATTCATCGTCCCTGGTATCCACCCTTTCTTCTACATCTGCACCGATGCGGTTAATCACACTGAGGAATACACCGAAGCAGCAG GAGCTGAAAAGGCCCAGTTGTTCACCCTGAGGACAGCCAAAGCCCTGGCTATGACAGCTGTGGATGTAGTGTGCTGCCCTGTTCTGCTGAGGCAAGTGAGAGAGGACTTCAGCCTTGCCAAACTGAAACAGGAGAAATGA
- the LOC122861869 gene encoding peptidase M20 domain-containing protein 2-like isoform X3 codes for MEKRQQMKDALQLCIDRRKDELHSLSRDIWSRPELAGNETHAHDRLVRYFSQDQTWTVESHYKLPTAFRACWGPVGGGEGEPGLNVGFMCEYDALPGIGHACGHNLIAEVGAAAALGLKAALESQTELPVPVKITVLGTPAEEDIGGKIDLIKAGAFADIDLVFMAHPAQQDASCLPCVALDEVLVKYHGKASHASAYPWEGVNALDAAVLAYNNLSALRQQLKPEWRLHGIIKHGGVKPNIIPAYTELEFYLRTPLVKDLCDLKAKAEACFRAAAVATGCQVLQTLATYHSSSLVSTLSSTSAPMRLITLRNTPKQQELKRPSCSP; via the exons ATGGAGAAGCGACAGCAGATGAAAGACGCCCTCCAGCTGTGCATAGAcagacgtaaagacgagctgcacAGTTTGAGTCGGGACATTTGGAGCCGACCTGAACTTGCCGGAAACGAGACGCATGCGCACGACAGGCTGGTCCGCTACTTCTCTCAGGACCAGACGTGGACGGTCGAAAGTCACTACAAACTACCGACTGCATTCCGGGCCTGCTGGGGTCCGGTCGGTGGCGGGGAGGGTGAGCCGGGGCTGAACGTGGGGTTCATGTGCGAGTACGACGCGCTGCCGGGTATCGGGCACGCGTGCGGGCACAACCTGATAGCAGAGGTGGGGGCCGCCGCCGCTCTGGGGCTGAAAGCTGCTTTAGAAAGCCAGACTGAACTCCCTGTCCCAGTGAAG ATAACTGTTCTGGGAACTCCTGCAGAGGAGGATATAGGAGGAAAGATCGATCTGATCAAGGCGGGGGCGTTCGCTGACATCGACCTCGTCTTCATGGCTCACCCAGCTCAGCAAGATGCTTCGTGCCTGCCCTGTGTTGCACTTGATGA GGTGTTAGTGAAGTACCACGGGAAGGCATCTCATGCTTCTGCATACCCCTGGGAGGGAGTGAATGCCCTGGACGCTGCTGTGCTGGCCTACAACAACCTCTCTGCGCTCAGACAGCAGCTCAAACCAGAGTGGAGGCTTCACG GCATCATCAAACATGGAGGGGTGAAGCCAAACATTATCCCTGCCTACACTGAGTTAGAGTTTTATCTGCGCACGCCGCTGGTTAAGGATCTCTGTGACCTGAAGGCTAAAGCTGAGGCTTGCTTCAGGGCAGCTGCTGTTGCCACCGGCTGCCAA GTTCTACAGACTTTGGCAACGTATCATTCATCGTCCCTGGTATCCACCCTTTCTTCTACATCTGCACCGATGCGGTTAATCACACTGAGGAATACACCGAAGCAGCAG GAGCTGAAAAGGCCCAGTTGTTCACCCTGA
- the LOC122861869 gene encoding peptidase M20 domain-containing protein 2-like isoform X2, which yields MEKRQQMKDALQLCIDRRKDELHSLSRDIWSRPELAGNETHAHDRLVRYFSQDQTWTVESHYKLPTAFRACWGPVGGGEGEPGLNVGFMCEYDALPGIGHACGHNLIAEITVLGTPAEEDIGGKIDLIKAGAFADIDLVFMAHPAQQDASCLPCVALDEVLVKYHGKASHASAYPWEGVNALDAAVLAYNNLSALRQQLKPEWRLHGIIKHGGVKPNIIPAYTELEFYLRTPLVKDLCDLKAKAEACFRAAAVATGCQVEIIYPAHAYYNILPNATLANLYESNGKALGIQFPEKAANFSGSTDFGNVSFIVPGIHPFFYICTDAVNHTEEYTEAAGAEKAQLFTLRTAKALAMTAVDVVCCPVLLRQVREDFSLAKLKQEK from the exons ATGGAGAAGCGACAGCAGATGAAAGACGCCCTCCAGCTGTGCATAGAcagacgtaaagacgagctgcacAGTTTGAGTCGGGACATTTGGAGCCGACCTGAACTTGCCGGAAACGAGACGCATGCGCACGACAGGCTGGTCCGCTACTTCTCTCAGGACCAGACGTGGACGGTCGAAAGTCACTACAAACTACCGACTGCATTCCGGGCCTGCTGGGGTCCGGTCGGTGGCGGGGAGGGTGAGCCGGGGCTGAACGTGGGGTTCATGTGCGAGTACGACGCGCTGCCGGGTATCGGGCACGCGTGCGGGCACAACCTGATAGCAGAG ATAACTGTTCTGGGAACTCCTGCAGAGGAGGATATAGGAGGAAAGATCGATCTGATCAAGGCGGGGGCGTTCGCTGACATCGACCTCGTCTTCATGGCTCACCCAGCTCAGCAAGATGCTTCGTGCCTGCCCTGTGTTGCACTTGATGA GGTGTTAGTGAAGTACCACGGGAAGGCATCTCATGCTTCTGCATACCCCTGGGAGGGAGTGAATGCCCTGGACGCTGCTGTGCTGGCCTACAACAACCTCTCTGCGCTCAGACAGCAGCTCAAACCAGAGTGGAGGCTTCACG GCATCATCAAACATGGAGGGGTGAAGCCAAACATTATCCCTGCCTACACTGAGTTAGAGTTTTATCTGCGCACGCCGCTGGTTAAGGATCTCTGTGACCTGAAGGCTAAAGCTGAGGCTTGCTTCAGGGCAGCTGCTGTTGCCACCGGCTGCCAA GTGGAGATAATCTACCCCGCCCATGCCTACTATAACATTCTACCTAATGCCACACTGGCAAACCTGTATGAAAGTAATGGAAAAGCTTTGGGGATTCAGTTTCCAGAGAAGGCAGCCAACTTCTCTG GTTCTACAGACTTTGGCAACGTATCATTCATCGTCCCTGGTATCCACCCTTTCTTCTACATCTGCACCGATGCGGTTAATCACACTGAGGAATACACCGAAGCAGCAG GAGCTGAAAAGGCCCAGTTGTTCACCCTGAGGACAGCCAAAGCCCTGGCTATGACAGCTGTGGATGTAGTGTGCTGCCCTGTTCTGCTGAGGCAAGTGAGAGAGGACTTCAGCCTTGCCAAACTGAAACAGGAGAAATGA
- the LOC122861868 gene encoding gamma-aminobutyric acid receptor subunit rho-1: protein MQVDAVLVLFCVWLAGAAGKMAQSRGHKLETYKQSRLRRETRMDGGVGHKSGGPIYKRSPDMTKSPMTKSEQLLRIDDHDFTMRPAFGGPPIPVGVDVQVESLDTISEVDMDFTMTLYLRHYWKDERLSFPSNNNQSMTFDSRLVKKIWVPDMFFVHSKRSFIHDTTTDNVMLRVYPDGNVLYSLRVTVTAMCNMDLSRFPLDTQTCSLEIESYAYTDDDLMLYWKKGNESLNTDDRISLSQFLIQKFHTTTKLAFYSSTGWYNRLYIHFTLRRHIFFFLLQTYFPATLMVMLSWVSFWIDRRAVPARVPLGITTVLTMSTIITGVNASMPRVSYIKAVDIYLWVSFVFVFLSVIEYAAVNYLSTVQERKERKLRERLPCTCGIGNPDEMMIDPQITGYGSMDINTTGNYGMPENGGRQERMLAQVALNDPQITNQVKPSRGYVNIWIDTHAIDKYSRVVFPGAYILFNIIYWSIYS from the exons ATGCAGGTGGACGCTGTTCTTGTGCTCTTCTGTGTTTGGCTCGCGGGTGCAGCGGGAAAGATGGCCCAGTCGAGGGGTCACAAGCTGGAGACCTACAAACAGAGCAG GTTGCGAAGAGAGACCAGAATGGATGGAGGTGTAGGCCACAAATCCGGAGG cccGATTTACAAACGAAGTCCAGACATGACAAAATCTCCCATGACAAAATCTGAGCAGCTCCTGAGAATAGACGACCATGATTTTACCATGAGGCCAGCGTTTGGAG GTCCTCCGATTCCTGTTGGAGTAGATGTTCAGGTTGAAAGTCTGGACACCATCTCCGAGGTGGATATG GACTTTACCATGACACTGTATCTGCGTCACTACTGGAAGGATGAGCGGCTGTCGTTCCCGAGCAACAACAACCAGAGTATGACCTTTGACAGTCGCCTGGTGAAGAAGATTTGGGTTCCTGACATGTTCTTCGTACACTCCAAGCGTTCTTTTATCCACGACACCACGACTGATAACGTCATGCTGAGGGTTTACCCTGATGGCAACGTCCTCTACAGTCTCAG AGTCACTGTCACTGCCATGTGCAACATGGACCTCAGCCGCTTCCCTCTGGACACCCAAACCTGCTCGCTGGAGATTGAGAGCT ATGCGTACACAGATGACGACCTGATGTTGTACTGGAAGAAAGGCAACGAATCCCTGAACACAGACGACAGAATATCTCTGTCCCAGTTCCTCATCCAGAAATTTCACACCACCACCAAGCTGGCTTTCTACAGCAGCACAG GCTGGTACAATCGTTTGTACATCCACTTCACCCTGCGGCGTCacatcttcttcttcctgctgCAGACCTACTTCCCTGCTACTCTGATGGTCATGCTGTCCTGGGTGTCCTTCTGGATTGACCGCAGGGCCGTCCCCGCGAGGGTGCCACTAG GCATCACCACAGTGCTGACCATGTCCACCATTATCACTGGGGTCAACGCCTCCATGCCGCGGGTCTCCTACATCAAGGCAGTGGACATTTACCTCTGGGtcagttttgtctttgtcttcctGTCGGTGATAGAGTATGCGGCGGTCAACTACCTCTCCACCGtacaggagaggaaagagaggaaactGAGGGAGAGA CTGCCGTGTACATGTGGCATTGGCAACCCCGATGAGATGATGATCGACCCCCAGATCACTGGCTACGGGTCTATGGATATCAACACCACAGGGAATTATGGGATGCCAGAGAACGGCGGCCGCCAGGAGCGAATGTTGGCCCAGGTGGCACTGAATGACCCGCAGATCACAAACCAGGTGAAGCCATCCAGAGGCTACGTGAACATTTGGATAGACACCCACGCCATAGACAAGTACTCGAGGGTTGTGTTTCCTGGAGCCTACATCCTCTTTAACATCATCTACTGGTCCATCTACTCGTAA
- the tonsl gene encoding LOW QUALITY PROTEIN: tonsoku-like protein (The sequence of the model RefSeq protein was modified relative to this genomic sequence to represent the inferred CDS: inserted 2 bases in 1 codon) — MSSSREIKQLQKAKSKAQNSRNLREEASICNQLGELLSRNGDYEAAIREHQQELALSEVLNDVIGRAVANRKIGECYAEMGNIEAALKHQWCHLDLARSVRDHAEEQRALATIGRTYLFRYESDQSRNSLEQAEDAFRKSLAIVDDLLEGTVSGREISEMKARLFLNLGLVCDHLGEPKRCSEFIRRSVFIAEKSQLLEDLYRANFNLGNIYFRNGQKSNAVRCLEQAKECARKIKDKFSESECFHCIGKVQLSLGDFVAARRSLKKALWLGSQQPLDRQAVKKAFKYADQGCKLEEELGEDQSKRLCSHQAVGLAEQLGDLYCKVGCYSKALDAYQAQLKGAEALGKPARELAVIHVSLAATYTDLRQHSKAVEHYRQELALRQGSSTEECSTWLNIATAQEESSCAFEDIDSSFNTASHCAQKSGQARLQKRVLRLWLASQRRRGSSKADDTEARLQELCAAEGWSPDGSDGEEDEEEEMDNSEPLDDSDVVLSHSDDDLEGYDKMVPGRRKAGRWNKRNEKGETSLHRACIDGNLKQVQYLVEQGHPVNPRDYCGWTPLHEACNHGHYDIVAVLLERGANINDPGGPLCEGVTPLHDALACGSLKVARLLVERGASVTQRNSKGDTAMDTLHQWQRTYSRELDQDTKQECIATERLLRKALAGGVPAAPAPAKPFDALQDSQLFDAENSEPXSSSGGGCSVSQDWPQTNRNSEVKAVPASPKQWQSNGSSQRHRARGTEAAVLYGNNSSSSEDSDSDCPLSPLRPVRPRFSFPAAPSQKEVPPNKEANTIPNLGRESVRDASAPSVFAREEYHSAIRGLGSAKTRLHNLSQPQFSSTPAVSSSNKSALVPEEEYLADDWLEDDLEEMQPKKKRRLRVELNGMRGEDTTLSSTARGSAVPSSSSRSLSLKKNGSLKPQQVKMTQMPGMVRLGRREVNKSHSPTATDDDDMRAETPPPPQIHMQPPAQILAPMTTSLPPPIRMRVRVQEDVFLIPVPQSEADSCTVLWLCEQAAQRYYQKCGLLPRLSLQKEGALLSPQDQLLAVLHTNEEVLAEVCSWDLPPLPERYKKACHSLAVDENKRVTRLCEVQDGSSSVSVCGLSLAPSSLNPLLRALKLQASLTELRISGNRLSDNLLPELIATTITMPRLLLLDISASHITGEGLEKAVNALKGQSHPAFPCLEELDLSMNPLGDGVSESLSCLLSCCPLLAKLSLQACGLTARFLQQHRLLLASALTGTGHLKSVCLSHNALGSTGFELVLKTLPLHCLTHLDLSAVRRGPADYPPLEHLTNILSQDECSLTYLSLAANGLTDSSVATLARCLPSCPTLVSLNLSGNPSVTSAGLHNILISLREACRPLTLLNLQGCQVSGPWDCAGLDGLSELVKDLRLCSQGLNKLDRQALKQGWDNSRSHGHFIDRKSKCLLSAAASS, encoded by the exons ATGAGCTCTTCACGGGAGATAAAAC agctgcagaaagCCAAGAGCAAAGCGCAGAACAGCAGGAACTTAAGAGAGGAAGCCAGCATCTGCAATCAGCTGGGAGAGCTGCTGTCCAGAAATG GTGATTATGAGGCTGCCATCAGGGAGCACCAGCAGGAGTTGGCTCTCTCTGAGGTGCTAAACGATGTGATTGGACGAGCTGTGGCCAATCGTAAGATAGGAGAGTGCTATGCAGAAATGGGAAACATTGAGGCTGCTTTGAAA cacCAGTGGTGTCACCTGGACCTGGCTCGCTCTGTCAGAGATCATGCTGAGGAGCAAAGGGCACTGGCCACTATTGGGCGAACCTACCTCTTCCGTTATGAATCAGACCAATCAAGGAACAGTTTAGAGCAAGCAGAGGATGCCTTCAGGAAGAGCCTGGCCATTGTGGATGACCTTCTAGAAG GGACTGTGTCAGGGCGAGAGATTAGTGAGATGAAGGCACGTCTCTTCCTCAATCTTGGTCTGGTCTGTGATCATCTGGGGGAGCCCAAACGTTGCAGCGAGTTTATCCGACGTAGTGTCTTTATTGCAGA GAAGAGTCAGCTGCTGGAGGATCTCTATCGTGCAAACTTTAACCTAGGCAACATCTACTTCCGTAACGGTCAGAAGTCTAATGCTGTGCGCTGCCTTGAACAGGCCAAAGAGTGTGCAAGGAAGATCAAAGACAAGTTCAGTGAGAGCGAGTGCTTTCACTGCATTGGCAAA GTGCAGCTATCTCTGGGTGATTTCGTAGCGGCTAGACGATCTCTGAAGAAAGCTCTCTGGCTGGGTTCCCAGCAGCCactggacagacaggcagtgaaGAAAGCTTTCAAATATG CGGACCAGGGCTGTAAATTAGAGGAAGAGTTGGGGGAGGATCAGAGCAAAAGACTTTGCTCCCATCAGGCTGTGGGGCTGGCAGAGCAGCTGGGCGACCTTTATTGTAAGGTTGGCTGTTACAGCAAAGCTCTGGATGCATATCAAGCTCAG CTAAAGGGCGCTGAGGCATTGGGAAAGCCTGCCAGGGAGTTGGCTGTCATCCACGTGTCCCTGGCTGCGACCTACACAGACCTGAGACAGCACAGCAAGGCAGTGGAGCACTATAGACAGGAGCTGGCTTTACGACAGGGCAGCTCTACTGAG GAGTGTAGCACTTGGCTGAACATCGCAACAGCTCAGGAGGAGAGCAGCTGTGCCTTTGAGGATATAGACAGCAGCTTCAATACGGCCTCACACTGCGCTCAGAAGTCTGGGCAGGCCAGACTACag AAACGCGTGTTGAGGCTCTGGCTGGCATCCCAGAGACGGCGTGGCTCATCGAAGGCCGATGACACTGAGGCGAGGCTGCAGGAGCTGTGTGCTGCTGAGGGCTGGAGTCCAGATGGGAGCGATGgcgaggaggatgaagaggaggagatggacaaCAGTGAACCTCTGGATGACAGTGATGTTGTTCTCTCACACTCAG ATGATGATTTGGAGGGTTATGACAAGATGGTACCGGGAAGGAGGAAGGCAGGAAGG TGGAACAAGAGGAATGAGAAGGGCGAGACGTCTCTGCACAGAGCGTGTATAGATGGAAACCTGAAGCAAGTTCAGTATCTGGTAGAACAG GGTCACCCAGTGAACCCAAGAGACTATTGTGGCTGGACTCCCCTTCATGAGGCATGCAACCACGGTCACTATG ACATTGTTGCCGTGCTGCTGGAGCGTGGTGCTAACATCAATGATCCTGGTGGTCCCTTATGTGAGGGAGTGACACCACTCCATGATGCCCTCGCGTGTGGCAGTTTAAAAGTCGCAAGACTCTTGGTGGAACGAGGGGCTTCTGTCACCCAACGCAACTCCAAG GGTGACACCGCCATGGACACCCTGCATCAATGGCAGAGGACGTATAGCAGAGAGTTGGACCAGGACACCAAGCAGGAGTGCATCGCTACAGAGAGACTGCTGAGGAAGGCGCTCGCAGGGGGAG TGCCCGCTGCTCCGGCCCCAGCCAAGCCTTTCGATGCCCTGCAGGACAGCCAGCTGTTTGATGCTGAGAACTCAGAGCC CTCGTCCTCTGGAGGGGGCTGTTCAGTTAGCCAAGACTGGCCCCAGACCAACAGGAACTCAGAGGTGAAGGCAGTACCTGCCAGCCCCAAACAGTGGCAGAGCAATGGCTCCTCACAGCGTCACAGAGCCAGGGGAACAGAGGCTGCTGTCCTGTATGGG AATAACAGCAGCTCCTCTGAAGACAGCGACTCTGACTGCCCGCTCAGTCCTCTCCGTCCCGTCCGCCCTAGATTCAGTTTCCCAGCAGCCCCGAGTCAAAAGGAAGTTCCCCCAAACAAGGAAGCAAACACGATCCCCAACTTGGGTCGAGAAAGTGTCAGGGATGCTTCTGCGCCGTCTGTCTTTGCCCGAGAGGAGTACCACAGTGCCATTCGAGGCTTAGGCAGCGCCAAAACTCGTCTCCACAATCTGTCTCAGCCTCAGTTCTCCAGCACACCTGCTGTTTCATCCAGCAACAAATCAGCCCTGGTTCCTGAGGAGGAGTATCTGGCTGATGACTGGTTGGAGGATGATTTGGAGGAAATGCAGccgaagaagaagaggaggcttCGTGTGGAGCTGAATGGGATGAGGGGGGAGGACACTACCTTGTCTTCAACAGCAAGAG gtTCTGCAGttccttcctcctccagcaggaGTCTCTCTCTGAAAAAGAATGGCTCTTTGAAGCCTCAGCAGGTCAAAATGACTCAGATGCCAGGGATGGTCAGGTTGGGCAGACGAGAGGTCAACAAGTCACATAGCCCCACTGCTACAGATGATGACGACATGAGAGCGGAGACGCCTCCACCCCCACAAATACACATGCAG CCTCCAGCTCAAATTTTGGCTCCCATGACCACATCACTGCCTCCACCAATCAGAATGAGGGTCAGAGTTCAGGAAGATGTTTTCCTCATCCCAGTTCCGCAAAG TGAGGCAGACTCCTGCACTGTGTTGTGGCTGTGTGAGCAGGCCGCTCAGCGTTACTACCAGAAATGTGGCCTACTGCCTCGCCTCTCGCTGCAGAAGGAAGGCGCTTTGCTCTCCCCTCAggaccagctgctggctgttcTACACACAAATGAAGAG GTTCTGGCTGAAGTTTGCTCCTGGgatctccctcccctccctgagCGCTACAAGAAGGCCTGTCACAGCCTGGCAGTGG ATGAGAACAAGCGTGTCACCCGGCTGTGTGAGGTGCAGGATGGGAGCTCCTCGGTGTCGGTGTGTGGCCTCAGCTTGGCCCCCTCTTCCCTCAACCCGCTCCTTCGTGCCCTAAAACTGCAGGCCAGCCTCACCGAGCTGCGTATTTCTGGCAACCGTCTCAGTGATAATCTTCTCCCTGAGCTGATTGCCACAACAATCACCATGCCTCGGCTTCTGCTGCTGGACATTTCTGCCAGTCACATTACAGGGGAAGGGCTGGAGAAGGCTGTAAATGCTTTAAAGGGACAGAGCCATCCCGCCTTTCCG TGCCTGGAGGAGCTCGACCTCAGTATGAACCCGCTGGGCGACGGCGTGTCAGAGTCCCTGTCCTGTctgctgtcctgctgccctCTGTTAGCCAAGCTGTCCCTGCAGGCCTGTGGCCTCACTGCTCGCTTCCTACAGCAGCATCGGCTGCTGCTAGCCAGCGCTCTGACAG gCACAGGCCACCTGAAATCAGTGTGTctatcccacaatgcattggGCTCCACCGGCTTTGAGCTGGTGTTGAAGACTCTGCCTCTCCACTGTCTCACACACTTGGACCTGTCTGCTGTCCGCAGGGGTCCTGCTGACTACCCGCCGCTGGAACACCTAACCAACATCCTGTCAcag GACGAGTGTTCACTGACCTATCTGAGTCTAGCAGCTAACGGGTTGACCGACAGCAGTGTTGCCacattggccag GTGCTTGCCTTCGTGTCCCACTCTGGTGAGTCTGAACCTATCAGGAAACCCGTCTGTTACCTCAGCAGGACTTCACAACATCCTGATCTCTCTCAGGGAGGCTTGTCGACCTTTGACCCTTCTAAACCTACAAG GTTGTCAGGTGTCTGGCCCCTGGGACTGTGCAGGTCTGGATGGTTTGTCAGAGCTGGTCAAGGATCTCCGTCTCTGTTCTCAGGGACTCAATAAGCTGGACCGGCAAGCCTTAAAGCAGGGCTGGGACAACAGTCGGTCACATGGACACTTCATTGACCGAAAAAGCAAGTGcctgctctctgctgcagcCTCCTCATGA